A genomic region of Endomicrobiales bacterium contains the following coding sequences:
- a CDS encoding phospholipase D-like domain-containing protein encodes MKLLKNKTNILPYQLLLLFLFLFTLSCSKSPIAQTAKIQQNNQSAIAVLNNNYLSTALELINSAKQSVLISQLYYKNDNATTQITNALKTALKRNVLVSVLLENSIDENEFMAKELNKLGIKTTLDSNETYNHIKLIISDSKTALLGSTNLSYMSLEENNETNLLIVDTATAISLQKFVISGTDPQPFVLIKENYVNSLIEKLNNAKNEVSILMYDFRVYDKYPNSPSNEIAHSIIETAKRGITVKIILEKSDFDEQLNWANQNTAEYFAKNGVIVKFESPYQISHAKLAIIDNGAFVGSANWNYKSLALNTEANIFTTNPQTINKFKNYFENIWGNSKGFND; translated from the coding sequence ATGAAACTACTTAAAAATAAAACCAATATTTTGCCATATCAGCTATTACTCCTATTTTTATTTCTATTTACGCTCAGCTGCAGCAAAAGCCCTATAGCACAAACTGCAAAAATACAACAAAATAATCAGTCGGCTATTGCTGTATTAAACAACAACTACCTTTCAACAGCTTTGGAACTAATTAACTCGGCAAAACAAAGTGTGCTGATTTCTCAGCTTTATTACAAAAACGACAATGCTACAACACAAATAACCAACGCACTCAAAACAGCCCTTAAAAGAAATGTTTTGGTAAGTGTTTTGCTTGAAAACTCAATTGATGAAAATGAGTTTATGGCTAAAGAGTTAAACAAACTTGGCATAAAAACAACATTAGATTCAAACGAAACTTATAACCACATAAAACTTATTATTTCCGACAGCAAAACAGCACTACTTGGCTCAACTAATTTATCATACATGTCGCTTGAGGAAAATAACGAAACCAATCTGCTTATTGTTGACACTGCTACAGCTATCTCTCTGCAAAAATTTGTAATCAGCGGTACAGACCCGCAGCCCTTCGTGCTAATAAAAGAAAACTATGTGAATTCATTAATTGAGAAATTAAACAATGCCAAAAACGAAGTATCAATTTTAATGTACGATTTCAGAGTTTACGATAAATACCCAAACAGTCCATCAAACGAAATTGCGCATAGTATAATTGAAACGGCAAAGCGCGGAATTACCGTAAAAATAATTCTTGAAAAAAGTGATTTTGATGAGCAACTTAATTGGGCAAACCAAAACACCGCCGAATACTTTGCTAAAAATGGGGTAATTGTAAAGTTTGAAAGCCCCTATCAAATTTCACATGCCAAATTGGCAATAATAGACAATGGCGCATTTGTCGGCTCAGCAAATTGGAACTACAAAAGTTTAGCCCTAAACACAGAGGCAAATATTTTCACAACAAACCCTCAAACAATAAACAAATTTAAAAATTACTTTGAAAATATCTGGGGAAACTCCAAAGGTTTTAATGATTAA
- a CDS encoding DUF1232 domain-containing protein, translating into MSFKEKIITISKRLKTELRLYKNVFKDKRTPIVAKVCFGIGIGYLLLPFDLIPDFIPVIGHLDDAVIVPFFIYLALKFTPSEIINEHRNLLKDSI; encoded by the coding sequence ATGTCCTTTAAAGAAAAAATAATAACTATAAGCAAACGGTTAAAGACTGAATTGCGATTGTACAAAAATGTCTTTAAAGATAAAAGAACTCCTATCGTCGCAAAGGTGTGTTTTGGAATAGGGATTGGATATTTGCTGTTACCCTTTGACTTAATTCCCGACTTTATTCCAGTGATAGGACATCTTGATGATGCTGTCATTGTTCCATTTTTTATATATCTTGCTCTAAAATTTACCCCCTCTGAGATTATTAACGAACATCGAAATTTACTGAAAGACAGTATCTAA
- the amrB gene encoding AmmeMemoRadiSam system protein B, which produces MILTKRNALFAGSWYPTSKKAIGAYLTSTTKKTNVIAAMVPHAGWIYSGKVAGSVFSAMSPADTYIIISPNHTGIGPQVSIYPSGSWQTPIGSLSVNAEFVSHLCNEYKSITPDTTAHSQEHSIEVQLPFIKYINPSAKIVPITLANYSLELCTKLALSIAKIIKEKYANQKVLILASSDMSHYISVQQAKTLDTLAINDMLSLNAAALLKTVEENNISMCGSGPVAVAITAAKALGAKEAKLIAYDNSGTVTNSTSEVVSYAGMLFL; this is translated from the coding sequence ATGATACTAACAAAACGAAACGCATTGTTTGCTGGAAGCTGGTATCCTACATCCAAAAAAGCTATTGGTGCTTATTTAACGAGCACAACAAAGAAAACAAATGTCATTGCAGCTATGGTGCCTCATGCCGGCTGGATTTATTCTGGCAAGGTTGCGGGCTCTGTATTTTCCGCTATGTCGCCTGCTGATACATACATCATAATTAGTCCAAACCATACCGGCATCGGGCCACAAGTCAGCATCTATCCAAGCGGTTCTTGGCAAACCCCTATTGGCTCCCTATCCGTAAACGCAGAGTTTGTATCCCACCTGTGCAATGAATATAAATCAATTACACCCGATACAACCGCCCATAGCCAAGAACACTCTATTGAAGTACAATTACCATTTATCAAATACATAAACCCAAGTGCCAAAATAGTGCCAATAACACTTGCAAACTATAGTTTAGAGCTATGCACAAAGCTCGCTCTATCAATAGCTAAAATAATAAAAGAAAAATACGCAAACCAAAAAGTACTCATACTTGCGTCGTCAGATATGAGCCATTATATCTCAGTCCAACAAGCAAAAACATTAGACACACTTGCAATAAACGATATGTTATCTCTAAATGCCGCCGCATTACTTAAAACTGTAGAAGAAAATAACATTTCTATGTGTGGTAGTGGACCTGTGGCGGTTGCTATAACTGCCGCAAAAGCACTTGGCGCAAAAGAAGCAAAATTAATAGCCTATGACAACTCAGGCACCGTAACTAATAGTACAAGTGAAGTTGTTAGCTATGCCGGAATGCTTTTTCTTTGA